Genomic segment of Pasteurella multocida subsp. multocida OH4807:
TCGCAATTTGTGTATTATTTGTTGATTGATTTGCGGTTGGTGCCGTTGGCGTCCCCGTTAATGCTGGTGAAATTAAAGGTGCTTTTGCGCCTAGTGCATTAGATAACCCAGAAATATCACTCATCGCATGATTATGTTGAGTATTTGCTTTTCCGCTTATCGCAGTATTCACCTTGTTTTGCACAACCTGCTGAATAGCCAATGTCAACTGATTCAAATTAGCCTTGTCAGGATTAATTCCCCCCGCCTTTAACACCCCAAGTAACTCAGCTTGCACAATATTAAACCAATCTGCACCTGGGTAGCTTGGTGCAACGCCATTACCACCTTCAGTAAACCAACGTGGCTCATTGTGATTAAACTGTTTTGACTTTACTTCTGGCATTGTTTGAACGCCAGAATCATTATCTAATGCGTACATATCATTCCTCTTGGTAGATAAAAATCATTTCTAAATGTGAGTAACAAAAACGCTTTAAAAAGCATTCAACTTTTGAGCGTTCAAACATCACCAACTCTTGTGTTACATCATCTAAACAGCTTGCACGTCGCATAGCTTTCGATGTGGTATAAATAAATACACGCCAGGCGTTTTCCTGTGGGTATAAAGGATAAATACAGTCACGCTCGCAATGATGGGGATAAGTGCACAGATTTAATATTTGCAAGCTGTTCACCACGTGTGCGTAAATCGCTAATCACTGCAAGTCTGAATTGTTCTAATGCTTGATAACTCCGCCAGTTTTCCGCATCTGCATTGTCTAAAATTGCTTGTTCAAGTTGTGAATCAATTTCACCAATTAATGCTTTAATGTCTGCCTTTGACTCAATTGTTTGCACTTCACTACTCAATGAATCCGTTAATGCTTCGGTCACTGATTTTGCATATTCAACCGCAAGTGTTGAAATGATTAAACGTGCACAGCT
This window contains:
- a CDS encoding hypothetical protein (COG3778 Uncharacterized protein conserved in bacteria) — its product is MRRASCLDDVTQELVMFERSKVECFLKRFCYSHLEMIFIYQEE